One region of Rana temporaria chromosome 9, aRanTem1.1, whole genome shotgun sequence genomic DNA includes:
- the LOC120914583 gene encoding olfactory receptor 5V1-like yields MTLFGNTVVLTAIISSTFLHTPMYFFLANLSILEMCYITITIPNILNNINSQSNIIYFWACICQVYLFTLCATTECVLLAIMAYDRYVAICIPLRYRIIINHTLCLQLTGAAWASGIVNSIIQSLPTSLLPYCGLNKIDRLYCEVQPLLQLSCSDAYINKVLTSVSATVFGVGFMTFILITYIFIISTILRIPSLHGRMKAFSTCSSHITVVTMYYGALIFMYMRPTSSNSQRMDSVVSATYCMIIPVLNPIIYSLRNKEVKRAITNKFKLPFNSQTARLGGQ; encoded by the coding sequence ATGACCTTATTCGGCAACACAGTTGTTCTTACAGCTATTATTTCTAGTACTTTTCTTCATACACCCATGTACTTCTTTCTGGCCAACCTCTCAATCCTAGAAATGTGCTACATAACTATAACTATCCCCAACATTCTCAACAACATCAATAGCCAAAGTAATATAATTTATTTCTGGGCATGTATTTGCCAAGTTTATCTCTTTACATTGTGTGCTACTACAGAATGTGTTCTTTTAGCTATCATGGCTTATGACCGTTATGTTGCTATTTGTATCCCTTTACGATATAGAATTATCATAAACCATACTTTGTGTCTCCAGTTAACAGGGGCCGCATGGGCCAGTGGCATTGTGAACTCCATCATACAATCGCTTCCCACTTCTCTTCTGCCATACTGTGGACTAAACAAGATAGATAGATTGTACTGCGAGGTTCAGCCACTGTTACAATTGTCTTGCAGTGATGCTTATATCAACAAGGTTTTGACTTCTGTTTCTGCTACAGTGTTCGGAGTTGGGTTCATGACCTTTATTTTGATTACCTATATCTTTATCATTTCGACCATTCTACGGATCCCATCTTTACATGGGAGGATGAAAGCTTTCTCAACCTGTAGTTCTCACATCACGGTGGTCACCATGTATTATGGTGCTCTTATTTTTATGTACATGAGGCCAACATCCTCCAATTCACAGAGAATGGACAGTGTTGTGTCTGCCACCTACTGCATGATCATCCCAGTGCTGAACCCGATTATTTATAGCTTGAGGAATAAGGAAGTAAAACGGGCCATTACAAACAAATTTAAATTACCCTTCAACAGTCAAACGGCAAGACTTGGTGGGCAGTGA
- the LOC120914471 gene encoding olfactory receptor 1361-like — translation MESDNSTLITDFVLSTFSDLHNYQTALFAVFLLILVITLAGNLVIIVLTCWDSHLQSPMYFFLGNLSFVDICLSLVTVPQMLKNFLLDLKSRVILFESCMAQIYFFLTFANVEDFLLAVMAYDRYIAICDPLRYVVVMNKKIRFQLIAGCWLLSTANSILHSTLTSRLSYCRSNLINHFLCDMVPLFKLSCSDTTINELVIFTEGFVVVSGPFLFILVSYINIILAILKIHSAEGRSKVFSTCSSHLAVVIFYFGTIMFTYFRPSSSYSLTRDRVASVMYTVLAPMLNPFIYSLRNKDVKQALQRLMAKMNSV, via the coding sequence ATGGAGTCAGACAATTCTACTCTAATAACAGACTTTGTCTTATCAACATTCTCTGATCTCCATAACTACCAGACTGCACTTTTTGCAGTTTTTCTCCTCATTTTAGTTATCACTCTGGCAGGGAATTTGGTTATCATTGTGTTGACTTGCTGGGATTCTCATCTGCAGTCTCCAATGTACTTTTTCCTGGGCAACTTGTCCTTTGTAGATATTTGTCTGTCTTTGGTGACTGTTCCTCAAATGTTGAAGAACTTTCTGTTGGATCTTAAGAGCAGAGTTATTTTGTTTGAAAGTTGCATGGCCCAGATCTATTTTTTCTTGACATTTGCCAACGTGGAGGACTTTTTGCTTGCTGTCATGGCTTATGATCGTTATATCGCCATCTGTGACCCTCTTCGCTACGTGGTGGTCATGAACAAAAAAATTAGATTTCAACTTATTGCTGGCTGCTGGTTGCTTTCTACAGCCAATTCAATTTTGCACTCAACTTTGACTTCACGGCTTTCTTACTGCCGGTCCAACTTAATCAACCACTTTCTGTGTGACATGGTGCCACTCTTTAAGCTCTCTTGCTCTGACACAACCATAAATGAATTGGTCATCTTCACTGAAGGCTTTGTTGTGGTATCAGGACCATTTTTGTTCATCTTAGTCTCTTATATCAATATTATATTGGCCATTTTAAAAATCCACTCAGCAGAGGGACGAAGTAAAGTCTTCTCTACTTGTTCTTCCCACCTTGCCGTGGTCATATTTTATTTTGGAACCATCATGTTTACCTACTTCCGTCCATCTTCAAGCTATTCATTGACAAGAGACAGGGTGGCGAGTGTGATGTATACAGTTCTTGCTCCCATGTTGAACCCCTTTATATACAGTTTGAGAAACAAGGATGTAAAGCAAGCTTTACAAAGACTGATGGCCAAAATGAATTCTGTTTGA
- the LOC120914584 gene encoding olfactory receptor 10C1-like: protein MNQTTVTEFIILGFSAFTDIYLPFFLLFLFIYLATLMGNAAVVYILRSDPSLHSPMYFFLCNLSILEMVYSSVTMPKILTNLLSKRKTIPFLGCAVQMFFFLAMGTTECLLLAIMALDRFTAICRPLYYNLIMNVQMCSHLAAFSWSSGFLLSLGQTAFIFSLPFCGPNVIDHFFCDIPPVLKLACTETYLNEVAIFSVCVAILLTPFLLILGSYTQIISTLLRMKSVGSHRKAYSTCVSHLTSVTLFYGTASFMYLRPRSLYSLHTDRFLALFYSVVTPMLNPLIYSLRNQEVKASLLKISKQIQIFYDKK from the coding sequence ATGAACCAAACCACTGTGACTGAATTTATCATCCTTGGCTTCTCAGCTTTTACTGATATTTACCTACCATTTTTCTTGCTCTTCCTCTTCATTTATCTTGCCACTCTAATGGGCAATGCAGCCGTTGTTTACATACTACGCTCTGACCCAAGTCTTCATTCTCCTATGTATTTCTTTCTTTGTAACCTGTCCATCCTCGAGATGGTCTACTCATCTGTCACCATGCCAAAAATTCTCACCAACCTGCTATCCAAGCgcaaaacaataccttttttgggCTGTGCAGTTCAGATGTTCTTTTTTTTAGCAATGGGGACCACAGAATGTCTTCTTCTGGCCATTATGGCACTGGACCGCTTTACAGCTATCTGCCGACCTCTTTATTATAACTTGATCATGAATGTTCAAATGTGCTCCCACCTGGCAGCTTTTTCATGGTCATCTGGGTTTTTACTGTCCTTGGGTCAGACAGCTTTTATCTTCAGCCTGCCGTTTTGTGGTCCAAATGTGATTGACCACTTCTTTTGTGACATACCTCCAGTCCTGAAGTTGGCATGCACTGAAACATACCTAAATGAGGTTGCAATTTTCAGCGTATGTGTAGCCATCCTTCTGACCCCATTTTTGCTCATTCTTGGATCTTACACCCAAATTATTTCAACATTACTAAGAATGAAATCAGTAGGTAGCCACAGAAAAGCCTATTCTACCTGTGTGTCCCACCTAACTTCAGTCACACTCTTCTATGGTACTGCTTCCTTCATGTACCTTCGACCTCGGTCATTGTACTCTTTACATACTGATCGCTTCCTCGCCCTCTTCTACAGTGTTGTGACACCCATGTTAAATCCACTGATCTACAGTTTAAGGAACCAAGAGGTGAAGGCATCACTGTTAAAGATCAGTaaacaaattcaaattttttatgatAAAAAGTGA